One Papaver somniferum cultivar HN1 unplaced genomic scaffold, ASM357369v1 unplaced-scaffold_76, whole genome shotgun sequence genomic window carries:
- the LOC113344315 gene encoding 17.1 kDa class II heat shock protein-like produces MAFRIIDFNDPIFSGLHNMLNVSDHDVEKSVNTPLKKYVRDAKAMAATPADIKEYPDSYVFVLDMPGLKSEEISVQVEDDNMLVVTGTRQREEDEKEREVKYVMMERRIGKFMRKFILPENANIDAVSAVCVDGVLTITVQKLPPPEPKKPRTIQVQIG; encoded by the coding sequence ATGGCTTTCAGAATAATTGATTTCAATGATCCAATTTTCTCAGGTCTTCATAACATGCTCAATGTATCTGATCATGATGTTGAAAAATCAGTGAATACACCATTAAAGAAGTATGTAAGGGATGCCAAAGCAATGGCCGCAACACCAGCTGATATCAAGGAGTATCCAGATTCGTATGTGTTCGTACTTGACATGCCAGGGTTGAAATCAGAGGAAATCAGTGTTCAAGTTGAAGATGACAACATGCTTGTAGTGACGGGAACGCGCCAAAGGGAAGAAGACGAAAAAGAGAGAGAGGTCAAATACGTGATGATGGAAAGAAGAATTGGTAAATTTATGAGGAAATTCATACTTCCTGAGAATGCTAACATCGATGCAGTTTCAGCTGTTTGTGTAGATGGTGTTCTTACCATTACTGTCCAGAAATTGCCTCCACCTGAACCAAAGAAGCCTAGGACTATTCAGGTCCAAATTgggtaa